The following coding sequences lie in one Plasmodium sp. gorilla clade G2 genome assembly, chromosome: 11 genomic window:
- a CDS encoding flavoprotein, putative: MKCIECFENIEDFDENISNSSIKGIDNVIVSKKEKSLLLSNKDTLIIRNYKEGLSNINNESYNILSVGNSGRNNKKTVINNIEKVYNRNVVNNIYSSDLLNKHYNKQQNHNLLHLDPSGKLYKKKEEYFKIALRYDPEKNEDNKKDEVCIQNENNDNISNVIDDDYFLKYSKFFNSKLRPKNLDEILKMLEENFLPNDDDNIIFITSGGTKVPLEKVDIRNIDNFATGRRGALMCEYFLKKNKKVIFLHRRGSHLPFEYHLNGVANFNNLNLIDNNIITFNLKEDEKLNLINNIKNYEKYKENLFTVAFDTIFDYGYYLLEIGKLLNDNMKKRYEKYFNINKDFDYKLVDDVYAKSILKDIVHSFSSYNNILNCKYNKEGGFYELLQKLILFKNLRLEKYNNNNRCYDLLYFFKYIFDILYDMNKKDQIILSDEDIKDIIVRAKLFINNINGYMKNMSDDYILNDIKDVKYNATNNNNNNNNNMCIYENINNINFCNSVNMNGKINEHISNVVNNKSDEFLFPSHLMILCAAASDFYIPFDDLHDFKIDSNNCPFQIEMHLTPKFYKITYKYFPFLKHCIFKLEDQDDALIKKSNERLEHADMLIANILTQRNMFVYIFKKEQEYFKLTKSKGEPIENNICREVCKHFSII, from the coding sequence atgaaatgtaTTGAATGttttgaaaatatagaagattttgatgaaaatatatcaaatagcTCTATAAAAGGAATCGACAATGTTATTGTaagtaaaaaagaaaaatctttattattatctaataaAGATACTTTAATTATCCGTAATTATAAAGAGGGTTTatctaatattaataatgaatcATACAACATATTATCTGTGGGTAATTCTggtagaaataataaaaaaactgttattaataatatagaaaaagtatataatagaaatgttgtgaataatatatattcatctgATTTACTAAATAAACATTATAATAAGCAACAGAATCataatttattacatttagATCCTAGTGGtaaattatacaaaaaaaaagaggaatattttaaaatcgCATTACGATATGATccagaaaaaaatgaagataataaaaaagatgaagtatgtatacaaaatgaaaataatgataatataagtaATGTAATAGATgatgattattttttgaagTATTCTAAATTTTTCAATAGTAAATTGAGACCTAAAAATTTagatgaaatattaaaaatgttagAGGAGAATTTTCTTccaaatgatgatgataatataatatttataacatcAGGAGGTACTAAAGTTCCTCTTGAAAAGGttgatataagaaatattgaTAATTTTGCCACAGGAAGAAGAGGAGCACTTATGtgtgaatattttttaaaaaaaaataaaaaagtgaTTTTTTTACACAGAAGAGGATCTCATTTACCATTTGAATATCATTTAAATGGTGTAgcaaattttaataatttaaatcttatagataataatattattacttttaatTTGAAGGaagatgaaaaattaaacctaataaataatataaagaattatgAGAAATATAAGGAGAATCTTTTTACTGTTGCTTTTGATACTATATTTGATTAtggttattatttattagaaattggaaaattattaaatgataatatgaaaaaaagatatgagaaatattttaatattaataaggaTTTTGATTATAAATTGGTAGATGATGTATATGCTAAAAGcattttaaaagatatagTTCACTCATTTTcatcttataataatatattaaattgtaaatataataaggaAGGAGGTTTTTATGaattattacaaaaattgattttatttaaaaatctacgtttagaaaaatataataataacaatagaTGTTATGAtttactatatttttttaaatatatatttgatattttatatgatatgaataaaaaggatcaaattatattatcagacgaagatataaaagatattattGTAAGAGCAAAACttttcataaataatattaatggttatatgaaaaatatgagcGACGATTATATtcttaatgatataaaagatgtaaaatataatgccactaataataataataataataataataatatgtgtatatatgaaaatataaataatattaatttttgtaaTTCCGTAAATATGAATGGTAAAATTAATGAACATATATCTAATgttgtaaataataaatcagatgaatttttatttccttcACATTTAATGATATTATGTGCAGCTGCTAGtgatttttatattccttttgATGATTTACATGATTTTAAAATAGATAGTAACAATTGTCCTTTTCAAATTGAAATGCATTTAACTCCTaagttttataaaattacttataaatattttccatttttaaagcattgtatatttaaattagaAGATCAGGACGATGCACttattaaaaaatcaaaTGAAAGACTAGAACATGCGGATATGTTAATAGCAAATATATTAACGCAGAGAAATatgtttgtttatatttttaagaagGAACAAGAATATTTCAAGTTAACTAAATCGAAAGGAGAACcaattgaaaataatatatgtcgTGAAGTATGTAAGCACTtttcaataatataa
- a CDS encoding rifin PIR protein, putative has translation MKVHYINILLLKFLLNILVHNQRNHKSTITHTPKIHRILCECDLYTSIYDNDPEMKSVMEQFDRQTSKRFNEYDERMQQKRMHCKELCDKEIQNIILKDKIEKELKDKFGALQTNLDSDAIPTCVCEKSVADKTEKFCLNCGQNMEAIAPCWGLFSGVGYTGWTNYVVAQVHQAATDAGINATIEVLKTKFGLESLCAAKWKTIITAENYANEKLLGEIIRELGSTMCSASGEQTGAGSFCLFVDPPTKLTTAIKGHIPIAVNTAVEKAAAAEAAEAGKLAANTSILHTTIIASIVAIVVIVLVMLIIYLILRYRRKKKMKKKLQYIKLLKE, from the exons atgaaagtccattatattaatattttattattaaaatttttactAAATATATTG gtTCATAATCAAAGGAACCATAAAAGCACTATAACACATACACCAAAAATACATAGAATATTATGCGAATGTGATTTGTATACATCCATTTATGATAATGACCCAGAAATGAAATCAGTTATGGAACAATTTGATCGACAAACGTCCAAACGTTTTAACGAATATGACGAAAGGATGCAACAAAAACGTATGCATTGTAAAGAACTGTGCGATAAAGAAATACAAAACATTATATTGAAAGATAAAATcgaaaaagaattaaaggACAAATTTGGTGCACTACAAACAAATCTAGATAGTGACGCTATCCCTACCTGCGTTTGTGAAAAGTCGGTGGCTGACAAAACAGAGAAATTTTGTCTCAACTGCGGACAGAATATGGAAGCAATTGCACCTTGTTGGGGGTTATTTAGTGGTGTAGGATATACGGGGTGGACAAATTATGTTGTTGCACAGGTACATCAAGCTGCTACTGATGCAGGTATTAATGCAACAATAGAAGtgttaaaaacaaaatttgGCCTAGAGAGTTTATGTGCTGCTAAATGGAAAACAATTATTACTGCAGAAAATTATGCTAATGAGAAGCTTCTTGGTGAAATTATTAGGGAATTAGGTAGTACAATGTGCAGCGCATCTGGAGAGCAAACAGGAGCAGGGTCTTTTTGTCTTTTCGTAGATCCACCTACTAAACTTACAACTGCTATAAAAGGACATATACCAATTGCAGTTAATACGGCTGTTGAAAAAGCTGCAGCTGCTGAAGCAGCTGAAGCTGGAAAACTGGCAGCAAATACTAGTATATTACATACAACTATTATTGCTTCCATTGTTGCAATAGTGGTTATAGTTTTGGTTATgcttataatttatttaattttacgatatagaagaaaaaagaaaatgaagaaaaaactacaatacataaaattattaaaggaATAG
- a CDS encoding DnaJ protein,putative yields the protein MNMSKKRLTKINVNYIFEVINLFDKIGKNKKKITKLKFSKSLILTTLGIFYIFLLKIDTCTINNCTSKKFTHKYRRLYENEFLNDYNYEFLNENSKTIIENYLKCIKTAEFIDDDSSDALVKENDINIKELENCILFESDKTNNNNYYKEGETQNEIDEISSSGISNIKDEVYNIDDNSSSLTFNLYNSVDRTYYDILNVNEYASLNEIKNNYYNLALEYFLDKNTNNLKRKKKFEKISEAYQILSDKEKREKYNKEGLDVTKNMFIMDPSILFMLNYNLDQLFGYIGKYDLTTIINFVTDQFTRGNIFETLVGKSSFQKYGDLIKKMDEKEEERINKLVIFLKDRLQEYVDVDEDTWIVKMENEIKGLLESKFSCYIIESVGWIYENVSKGYIGKEGKIISMDEKKARKQAKHREQMNRKEAIIWSFRTVSSIGYILSGEPKNHLMIHGVTCNMHNNNEMNNFCNYDDNSVCYYPNGYSINKMFHRIIHTFVKTMTVYILDIIESIVRVVAEKVLYDENDDIKVCLKRAKRMKKLGILMQKLARNKSDEFGEDKVDF from the exons ATGAATATGTCTAAAAAAAGATTGACTAAAATTAATGTGAATTACATATTTGAGGTcattaatttatttgataaaattggaaagaataaaaaaaaaattacaaaattgAAGTTTTCTAAATCTCTTATATTAACTACATTAGggattttttatatttttttattg aaaatagaTACATGTACAATAAACAATTGCACTTCAAAAAAGtttacacataaatataggcgtttatatgaaaatgaatttttaaatgattataattaCGAATTTTTAAACGAAAATTCTAAGACAATTATAGAAAATTACctaaaatgtattaaaacTGCAGAATTTATTGATGATGATTCTTCAGATGCACTTGTAAAggaaaatgatattaatataaaagaacttgagaattgtattttatttgaaagtgataaaacaaataataataattattataaagaagGAGAAACACAGAATGAAATAGATGAAATATCTTCAAGTGGAATtagtaatataaaagatgaagtatataatattgatgaTAACTCTTCCTCCTTaacttttaatttatataattctgtTGATAGAACTTactatgatatattaaatgttaaTGAATATGCAtcattaaatgaaataaaaaataattattataatttagcTTTAGAATATTTTCTAGATAAGAAcacaaataatttaaaaagaaaaaagaaattcgAGAAAATTAGCGAAGCATATCAAATATTAAGTGATAAggaaaaaagagaaaaatacAATAAGGAAGGATTAGAtgtaacaaaaaatatgtttataatggATCCatccattttatttatgcTTAATTATAACTTAGATCAATTGTTTGGATATATAGGAAAATATGATTTAACAACTATAATCAATTTTGTAACTGATCAATTTACTAGAGGAAACATATTTGAAACGTTAGTAGGGAAATCCTCATTTCAAAAATATGgagatttaataaaaaaaatggatgagaaagaagaagaaagGATAAATAAGCtagttatatttttaaaagatagaTTACAAGAATATGTAGATGTTGATGAGGATACCTGGATTGTAAAAATGGAAAATGAAATTAAGGGTTTACTTGAATCCAAATTTTCATGCTATATTATAGAATCAGTTGGATGGATATATGAGAATGTTTCCAAAGGGTATATAGGAAAAGaaggaaaaataataagtatgGATGAAAAAAAGGCAAGAAAACAAGCAAAACATAGAGAACAAATGAACAGAAAGGAAGCAATAATATGGAGTTTTAGAACAGTTTCTTCTATTGGATATATTTTGTCAGGAGAACCAAAAAATCATTTAATGATTCATGGAGTAACTTGTAATatgcataataataatgaaatgaataatttttgtaattatgatgataattcgGTATGTTATTATCCAAATGGATActcaataaataaaatgtttcatagaataatacatacatttGTAAAAACTATGACTGTATACATTTTGGATATCATTGAATCAATAGTTAGAGTTGTAGCAGAGAAGGTTTtgtatgatgaaaatgatgatataaaagttTGCTTAAAAAGAGCAAAAAGAATGAAGAAATTGGGTATTTTAATGCAAAAGCTTGCAAGAAATAAAAGTGATGAATTTGGAGAAGACAAAGTTGatttttag